In Trifolium pratense cultivar HEN17-A07 linkage group LG7, ARS_RC_1.1, whole genome shotgun sequence, a genomic segment contains:
- the LOC123895350 gene encoding transcription factor BHLH089-like has protein sequence MDPGAMMNEGSFPNGNGNTTPFSLAEIWQFPATINGGEGGLGLRRPQFGNGLGQFADFGTGSNRDVSGPESRVVLNHGGGKKRRDSEDDSAKCVSTSNGGANAVNDSDGKRTKASGNRNEGGDGKVEGEASSGKPAEQSSKPPPPDPPNPKQDYIHVRARRGQATDSHSLAERARREKISERMKILQDLVPGCNKVIGKALVLDEIINYIQSLQRQVEFLSMKLEAVNSRLNTGIEAFPPKDFGQQTFDLAGMPFVSQTTREPSRGSSPEWLHMQVGGGFERTT, from the exons ATGGATCCGGGAGCGATGATGAACGAGGGTTCATTTCCGAATGGGAATGGAAATACGACGCCGTTTAGTTTAGCGGAGATCTGGCAGTTTCCAGCTACGATTAATGGCGGCGAAGGTGGATTGGGATTAAGAAGACCACAGTTTGGTAACGGTTTAGGACAGTTTGCTGATTTTGGAACCGGTTCCAACCGGGATGTTAGTGGACCGGAGTCAAGAGTTGTTTTGAACCATGGTGGTGGGAAGAAGAGGCGTGACTCCGAAGATGATTCTGCTAAGTGTGTTTCCACCAGCAATGGCGGTGCCAATGCCGtg AATGACAGTGATGGAAAACGGACTAAAGCATCGGGGAACAGGAATGAAGGTGGTGATGGTAAAGTTGAAGGAGAAGCCAGTTCAGGAAAGCCTGCGGAGCAAAGCAGTAAGCCACCTCCTCCCGACCCTCCTAATCCTAAGCAAGATTACATCCACGTTCGAGCTAGAAGGGGTCAAGCTACTGATAGCCACAGTCTTGCAGAACGC GCTAGAAGGGAAAAGATTAGTGAAAGGATGAAAATTCTTCAGGATCTAGTTCCTGGTTGTAATAAG GTTATTGGGAAAGCATTGGTCCTTGATGAGATAATTAATTATATCCAATCACTTCAGCGCCAAGTGGAG TTTTTGTCGATGAAGCTCGAAGCAGTAAATTCAAGACTGAACACCGGCATTGAAGCCTTTCCTCCAAAAGAT TTTGGTCAACAAACATTTGATCTTGCCGGCATGCCATTTGTTTCACAAACTACAAGAGAACCAAGTAGAGGTTCGTCCCCAGAATGGTTACATATGCAGGTAGGCGGCGGTTTCGAAAGAACAACGTAG